Below is a genomic region from Salinirussus salinus.
TTCGAGACGTTCCCGATCCTCGAGGAGCGGCGCCAGCAGGACGCGGGGACGCTCTCGGGTGGCCAACAGCAGATGCTGGCCATCGCCCGCGGGCTCGTCGGCGACAACGAGCTGCTGCTGGTCGACGAACCGAGCGAGGGGCTGGCCCCGCAGATCGTCGCCGACGTCGGCGAGGCGCTCGCCCGCGTCGGTGAGGAGGTCGCGGTGTTGCTCGTCGAACAGAACCTCCGGCTCGCGCTCGACCTGGCCGACCGCTTTTACGTGCTGGACCACGGCCAGGTCGTCGACGAGGGTGACGCCGCCGAGGTCGACCCCGAATCGGAGCGGCTCACCAGGCATCTCTCAGCATGACCGGGCTCGTGCTCCAGTTCGGCCCGGCCGCCCTGCTCGAGACGTTCATCGAGGGGCTCGGTCAGGCCGGCCTCTACGTCATCCTCGCCAGCGGGCTGACGCTCATCTTCGGGCTGATGGGCGTGCTCAACTTCGCCCACGGCGCGTTCATCACCATCGGTACCTACCTGGGGGCGATGGGGCTGTTTCTCCTCTCTACTCCGGAGGCCTCGGGAGTTTCGGCCTTTCTCCCGCTTCTGGGCGCGTTCGTGCTCGTGTTCGTCGGGCTGATGGCGCTCGGCTCGCTCGTGGAGTTCGGGCTGGTTCGCCGGCTCTACGACCGGCCCCCGATCGACCAGATACTGCTCACCTTCGGGGTGGCGACGGTCCTCCAGCAGCTCACCGAGGTCTTCGTCAACCTCTTCACCGCGGGGACGAGCAACCAGGCCCAGACTCCCTGGCCCGAGCCCGCGACCTACGGCCCGGAGATCTTCGGAGGCACCGTCGACGTCGCCGGCCTCGGCATCGACGGGGTCGTCCTGATGGAGATCCTCGTCGGGGCGGTCGTCGTCGCCGGGGTCTACCTCTTTCTCACCCGGACCCGGTACGGCCTGTACATCCGCGCGGGCAGCGAGGACGACGAGATGGCAGAGGCGCTGGGGATCGACATCCGGCGGGTGTTCACGGTCGTGTTCGGCATCGGGTCGGGGCTGGCCGGCGTCGCCGGGACCTTCCTCATCTGGCAGAGCACCTACAACGTGACCGTCGCCATCGGCGCCCAGGCGCTACTCCCGGCGTTCATCGTCGTGGTCGTCGGCGGCCTCGGCACCTTCACCGGAACCGTCGTGGCCGCGGCCGTCGCCGGCTTCTTCTTCGAGTTCGGCGTGCTCCTCTCGACGAACGTCTTCGACTTCGTCTCGCTGCCCCAGATGCTCCTGTTCATTCTGCTGGTCGTGACGCTGGTCGTCCGTCCGACCGGGATCCTCGGCGAGGAGGAGGTGGGGGGCCATTAGCTCCGAGGACCCGGGCGACCCGGGCGACCCGGAGTCGGACGACCGCGAGGGAGGCGGAACTGACGGGCCGCCGGCCGGCGACGCGGGACCGGACGAAGCGGTGCCGGCCGAGGGAGGACGGCTGTCCGGAGCCACGGACCGGCTGGGCTATCTCGCCGCCGGGACGGCGGCCGTCCTCAGGAGCCCGACGGAGGGCGCGGTGTCGCGGCGGGGGTTCTCCTGGCTCCGTGACCCCTCCTGGGTCGGCCCGATGCTCCGGAACCACCTGCTGCACATCCTCGTGATCCTCCTCGTGTTCATCTATCCCGGGGTCTACAGCATCGTCCAGCCCAGCGGCGGGGAGGGAACCGTGGGCGTATTGCGGCTGCTGCTCCCCCAGGAGTCGCTGATGTTCGAGGTGCTCATCCTCGCGCTGTTTGCGATCTCCTTCGATTTCATCAGCGGGTACACGGGGTATCTCTCCTTCGGGCACTCGCTGTTTTTCGGCACCGGGGTGATGATGGTGCTGGGCGCCCGCGCCGACGCGTTCGCGAGTGCAAACATCCCGGTACTCTCGTTTTTCGGCCCGCAAACGCCGCTGATGCAGGTGATGCTCGGCGCGATGGTGCTGGCGATGCTTCTGGCGGTGCTCATCGGCGGGGTCTCCTTCCGGCTGACCGGCGTCTACTTCGCGATGATCACCCTCGGCGTCGCCGAACTCGCCCGCTTCATCGTCGTCGGCTACATCGGCGAGACGGGGCTGCAGGTTACCGGGGGCGACCTCGACTGGATCATCGGCCTGCCCTTCGTCGGCGGGGTGAACCTCATCCCCTTCCGGGGGTCGCAGGTGATACTGAACGACGTGCCGATACTGGGGACGCTCATCGGCGTCGTCAGCAGCCTGCCCGTCGTCGGTCCCTACGTCCCGGCGGAGATCCAGCTCATCCCGCTGACCTCCTCGTACCTCGCGGTCGGGGTCGTGGTCGTCGTCTCCTACTTCATCATGCAGCGGATCCTCAACTCCCCGTTCGGGCGGGTGATGCTCGCGATCAGGGAAAACGAGGAACGGGCGAGCGCCATCGGCATCAACACCTACTACTACAAGAACGCCGCCTTCGCGATCAGCGCGGCGTTCGGTGCACTCGCGGGCGTGTTGCAGGCCGGCTGGGCCCACCAGGCAAACGCCGCGACCGCCTTCGGCGTGCTCGAGCGCGCCGGGCCGGCGCTGATCGCGACCATCATCGGCGGGATCGGGACCCTGGCCGGCCCGTTCTACGGGACGCTGTTCGACGAGAACCTCGTCGAGGTCTTCGACCGCGACATCAAACCGTTCCTCGGCGACCTCCTGGGGGCGGAGACGCTCCAGTCCACGGAGGTGTTCGGGACGAACCTGAACGGCGTCATCGACATCTGGCTGACCGGCCAGGCCCAGATGTACACGGGCACGGTCTTCATCCTCTTCATCCTCTTCGTCCCCGGCGGGCTGCTCGGGACGCTCCGGATCTACGCCGGGGGGAAACTGAGCCACCGCTTCGGCGACCTGCTGGCCGGAGCCGTCGGCCGCGGACGCCGGCGCCTCGGCCGCTGAAGCCGCTCGTCCGGCCTGTTTTTGGTGAACCTAAAAACTCAAGAGGGTCGGGGTGTGACCGGGAGGTAATGGAGTACGGATTCGAGGACCTCAGCGTCGTGATGGGGACCTACAA
It encodes:
- a CDS encoding ABC transporter ATP-binding protein; the encoded protein is MSLLEVRDVHTYYGESHILEGVSLDVNDDEVVALLGRNGVGKTTTMRTILQLTPPREGSVRFDGEEMVGKRTSDVAKRGMGWIPEDRRMFGALTVEENIRAAVPPGADMAAAFETAFETFPILEERRQQDAGTLSGGQQQMLAIARGLVGDNELLLVDEPSEGLAPQIVADVGEALARVGEEVAVLLVEQNLRLALDLADRFYVLDHGQVVDEGDAAEVDPESERLTRHLSA
- a CDS encoding branched-chain amino acid ABC transporter permease — encoded protein: MTGLVLQFGPAALLETFIEGLGQAGLYVILASGLTLIFGLMGVLNFAHGAFITIGTYLGAMGLFLLSTPEASGVSAFLPLLGAFVLVFVGLMALGSLVEFGLVRRLYDRPPIDQILLTFGVATVLQQLTEVFVNLFTAGTSNQAQTPWPEPATYGPEIFGGTVDVAGLGIDGVVLMEILVGAVVVAGVYLFLTRTRYGLYIRAGSEDDEMAEALGIDIRRVFTVVFGIGSGLAGVAGTFLIWQSTYNVTVAIGAQALLPAFIVVVVGGLGTFTGTVVAAAVAGFFFEFGVLLSTNVFDFVSLPQMLLFILLVVTLVVRPTGILGEEEVGGH
- a CDS encoding branched-chain amino acid ABC transporter permease codes for the protein MPAEGGRLSGATDRLGYLAAGTAAVLRSPTEGAVSRRGFSWLRDPSWVGPMLRNHLLHILVILLVFIYPGVYSIVQPSGGEGTVGVLRLLLPQESLMFEVLILALFAISFDFISGYTGYLSFGHSLFFGTGVMMVLGARADAFASANIPVLSFFGPQTPLMQVMLGAMVLAMLLAVLIGGVSFRLTGVYFAMITLGVAELARFIVVGYIGETGLQVTGGDLDWIIGLPFVGGVNLIPFRGSQVILNDVPILGTLIGVVSSLPVVGPYVPAEIQLIPLTSSYLAVGVVVVVSYFIMQRILNSPFGRVMLAIRENEERASAIGINTYYYKNAAFAISAAFGALAGVLQAGWAHQANAATAFGVLERAGPALIATIIGGIGTLAGPFYGTLFDENLVEVFDRDIKPFLGDLLGAETLQSTEVFGTNLNGVIDIWLTGQAQMYTGTVFILFILFVPGGLLGTLRIYAGGKLSHRFGDLLAGAVGRGRRRLGR